A region of the Nocardia asteroides genome:
GATGTATTGGGTAACCGGATGCACGCTGGTACATCTCGGCCAGACCGATCCGGCGTTCCTGGCGATCCGGCAGGCGCTCTCCGCCGCCGAGCTGGGCAACGACCCGCTGCTACTGGCCACCATCCGCGGTTCGGTTGCCTGGCAGCTGCTGGTGCAGGGCCGCTACGACGAGTCGCGCGGCGTCGCGCTGAACGCGGCGGCGACCCTGGAGCCCTCCGGCGAGGTCACGCCTGCGCACCTGTCCGCCTACGGATCGCTGGTGTTGCAGGGTGCGACCGCGGCGGGCCGGGCGCAGGACGTTCACGAAGCGTTGTCGCTGGTGGAGGCCGCGAGCGAGGTCGCGGTGCGGATCGGTCAGGATCGGCAGGACTACGAGACCTATTTCGGCCCTTCGCAGGTCGTCATGCAGACCGTCGATGTCAACGTCTCCTCCGAGCGTTACCCCGAGGCGCTGGCCGCCGCCAAGGACATGCCTGCCAACGGCAGTCTCCCGCAGGCGTCCCGGGCTCGGCACCTGGCCGACACGGCGGTCGCGCTGACCCGCACCGGCAGGCACCAGCGCGCGCTGGACGCCTTGCTGACCGCGGAGCGGGTGGGCGGCGCGGATTGGCTGAAGTACCAGACGCTGCCCCGCCATATCGTGTCCGAACTGCTCGACCACGACCGGAAGGTGCCCCTACGCGCGTTCGCCCGCCGGATCGGGGTCAACACCTAGCTCACCGACCGTTCCCCGGCTCGCTCGATCACCTCGTCCAGCACCTCCCGCGAGCGCAGGAGATCATCGATGGTACGGGTGATCCGCTCCCGCTCGGTCCGCAACTCGGCGACCAGCGCGGGAGTGGCGTGCTCGTTGGGACCACCGTCCGTATCGCGCATGCAGGGCAGGATCCGCGCGATCTTCTTGCTGGTGAGCCCCGCCGCGAGCAGTTCCTGAATGTGGATGACCCGGTCCACCGCCCGCTCCGGATAGTCTCGATGACCGCCGGGCGTGCGATCGGACGCCAGTATGCCTTGCTGCTCGTAGTAGCGCAGCGACCGCTCACTCACGCCGGTGCGCTCCGCGAGTTCCCCGATACGCATCCGCCATCCGGCCTTTCACGTTCCCCTTGAATCTCACATCTGTGTCAAGTTCTACCATCTCGCGCATGTGCGTCCCCCTCCCCGAGGACGGTGGCAGGCAAGCCGGGGTAAGGCGCAGCTACCGCGCGAGAAGTTGGTCGATCAGCGCCAGGTCGGCCTCGAGATGGGCGCGGCCGTTCGTCAGCAGCAGGGCGATGAGGTCGGCTTCGGCGAGGCCGCTTTTGGCGTCGGTGGCGGTGGACCACACTTCGAGTTCGGACCGGAGTCGGTCACGAAGACCGAGCAGTTCGTCACGTGGGAGCGGCTCGGCGAAAGTAAGCATCGTATAGAGGTCACGCGGGTAGCTGCCGCGGATCCGCCCCCAGCCCACCCTGAGCAGATCGGTCAACTCCGCCCGGCCGGCGGCGGTGATGCGGTAGACCTTGCGGGCTGTCGAGTCGCGGACAGACTCGGGCGTCTCGACCACCTCTGCCGTGCCGGCACGCTCGAGACTGGCCAGCGCGTGATACACCGAACCGCGTTTGACATCGGTCCACCGCTCGGCGTGGCTGGACTCCAACCAGCGCCGGATCTCGTATCCGTGCTTGGGTCCCTGCGCAAGCAGGCCGAGCACGAGAATCCGGGTAGCGGCACTCATGATCGGACGGTGTCGGCGAGTTCGGTCATCACGAACCAGCAGGAGGGGCCGCCATACCCGAAGGTCGTCGGGCGCTCGACCCGGATGCCGTGACGCTCCTCGGAAGCGGCGTCCATCCAGGACGTGTCGAAATCGCAGAACGTCGGCAATAGTTCCTCGGCGTCGGTGGCGATCAAGATCTGCTGGTAGTAGCACTTTCGGACGACCGCTATGTAGCCGTTCGCGTCGTCCTGGGGATGGTCGAAGCGGAAGGCGCCGCCGAAGAAGTCACGTTCGCGCTGTTTGGAACCTTCGCGCAGCACATCGAGCGGATTGCCCGAGGCGTCGAGCGCGGTCTCGGTATCGCGGCGGATCCAGTCGTAGAACGGGCCGAGGAATGCCGCGCGGAACTGCTCGATCGCTTCTTGCTGGGTGTTGCGGTGCCGCAAGCACCGATAGGCGGCGACCGACAGGGCGGTAAACCAGAGAATGTCGAGGGCCGGTTTGTCCACGGCGGTGTGTCGTTGTTCGTCGACGATACCTGCGGCATCGGCCACCACAGCGGCTTCATCGAGTGGGGCGAGGGCGGCGAGGAACGGCGTGCTGAACCAAGTGACATCAGTAGGAATCACGACACAAGGTTAGTCAAATTTGACCTATAGTCAAATTTGACTCATTGCTCCGTCATCCAGGGGTTCCGGTAGTGCAGCGCGGGAAACAACAGGTTTGGTGTAATCCGTTGATGGGGCACCCAGCACCCACGGCGTATCCGCCCGATTTTTCGGCCGACGCTACGGCTTCTCCAAGCCAGTTCGGCGGCGGCGCGGATTTGATCTCGCTGGGGCCGAGATCTTCCTTGCCGATCCGATCTGGTGGAACGGTTCCGCACGGGGGCGCCGCGGAACCCGGTGCGCGACGCGCACCGGATGTACGTGGGCTACACCGACCACCCGACGCCGTGGCCCCTGCGGCGGACTGACCCGGTCGGCTCAGCGCCCCATCAACTTGCGCCACTGCGCGATGAACGGGTGCTTCGCCGTAACCGATCCGAATCGCATCTTGCCGTGCACCACCAGATGCAGCGGGCCGAGCGGCGGGCCGGTGCGGACCTTGTTGTTCACGCTGGAACCGATCAGCTCCAGCCCGTTCAAGTCGACGGTGGCCTCCGCGGGCACGATCAGGGTGACCGAACCGCAGAAGTCGTCGACGCGCACCTCCACGACCTGGGTCGACATGATCGCCTCGGTGAAATCCAATGTGACGCCGGACATCCAGTTGTTCAGATACAGCGTGGGCGGCACCTGCCACGGACCACGGCGGTTCACCCCGGCCATGCGCGAACGGATCACGTTGCCCGCGGAGTTCGAGCCCGGCGCCGGATGGGCCCGCCCGGCGAAGGCGGGCGAGGAGTTCACGAACGTCGACGACGGCGCCGCGGGCTGCCCGACCAGACGGACACCGGGCAGATCGATCAGCACGGCGTTCAGTTCCCCGCGCGTCTTGGCGGCCAGCGCGGTGTCCATCCGCTCGGTGAACTCACCGAGCGAGAGCATGCCGAGGCCGACCGCGCGCTGCAACAGCTGACCGACATGTTCGCGCTCGGCATCCGACACGCGCAGTTCCCGGTCGCCCACCGCGCCGCCGGAGCCGACCGCATTGGATACCGATTCGGGCCCGCCCATGCGATCGAGGTTACCGAGCCCGCGCGCGGGGCCGCATCAGGGCGATCCCTGATTCGCGACCATCCGCCGGGACTACTCGAGCCCCTGTTCGATGGCGTAGCGAGTCAACTCGACCCGATTGGCCAGCTGCAGTTTGCGCAGCGTCGCCTGCACATGGTTCTCCACCGTGCGATGACTGAGTCCCAGCCGCGCAGCGATCTGTTTGGCCGACAGGCCCTTCGCCACCATCCGGAGTACCTCGGTCTCGCGCTCGGTGAGCGCGGGCCGGTGTGGCTCGTCGGGCCGTGTGGGCGCGGTCGCCATCCGCCGGTATTCGCCGAGCACCAGTCCCGCCAGCCCCGGTGTGAACACCGCTTGACCGGAGGCGGTGGCGCGCACGGCGTCGACCAGCTCGGCCGCCGACGCGCTCTTGACCAGGTAGCCCGATGCGCCCGCTTTGATCGCGTCGAGCACGTCGTCGCGTTCGGCCGACGCCGAGAGCACCAGCACCCGGCTCCGCGGCGACACCCGCAGCACCTCGGCGGTAGCCTGCGCTCCGTTCCCGTCGGGCAGTTGCATGTCCATCAGCACCACGTCCGGGCGCACCGCCGCGGCCCGCCTGGCCGCCGCGCCGACACCGTCGGCCGTCGCCGTCACCTGGAACCCGGCCTCGGTGAGATCGCGGGAGACTCCGTCCCGCCACATCGGGTGGTCGTCCACCACCATCACCGAAATCGGCTCTGCCGCCTGGTCTGTCATCCCCGCCTCCCATCTCTCATCTCGGCACCCGGAATTCCCATTCGGTGCCGAATCCGACGCCGCCGTCGATCTCGGTGAGCAGGTCCGCGCTGCCGCCGAGAGCCGCGATCCGCCCGACGATCGACCGGGAAACTCCCATCCGTCCCTCGGCTTCGGCCTCGGCCAGCCGGCCCGGCGGGATGCCGACGCCGTCGTCGCGCACGCTGATCACCAGTTCGTCACCGGTGTCCTCCAGTAGGACATAGGCTCGAGCATCCGGCCCGGCGTGCAATTCCACATTGGACAGCGCCGTGGCCACGGCCGAGGCGATCTCGTTCGCCACCCAGCGACCGATCCGTACCGGGTCGCCCGGCGTGGACACCGACACCGTGGGAGTGGATTGCGCGGTCAGCAGCGGCCGCAGGTCGACCTCGGCTCCGCCCACGTCCCGGTGATCGGCCTGCTCGGTGATCAGCACGCGCAGCGCCACCTCCTGCTCGCCGGCTCGCAGGGCCAACTCCTCGGTGGGGCCCCCGATCTCGCTGCCGCGGCGCTTGATGTAGCTGAGCACCTGCAACACCCCGTCGTGCACCTCGCGGGACAGTCGTTCGCGCTCTTCGGCCGCCGCGGTCAAGCGCACCGCCTGCTCCAGCTGGTCTTGGGCACGCCGCGCGGTGTTGGCGGCCAGGCCGAGCGCGAGGCCCACCGAGACCAGCACCGGCACCGTCGCATCCGTCCACACGTCCTCACCCCACTGATCGCGCACCGTCAGCGACACCGCGGCGATCAGGGCTCCCGACAGCACACCCGCGAACGGTCCGCGCAGGATCGCCGCGCCGATCACGGCGTTGGTGGCCCACAGCGTGGTCGGCAGCGTCTGATGTCCGTGGTACCAGCCGTAGTCGGCGACCAAGCGCGTCGCGGCCATCAACCCGATCACGACCACGTGGTCGCCGATCACCACCCACGTGCGCAGTCGGGCCACCTCGGGGACGCTCCACTGCGACAGCATGATCGCCGAGGCGCCCGACCACACCGCCATCAGCGCGATGAGCACCCAGCTCAACCGCTGGTTGGTGTAGTACGGCACCGAGGCGACCTGCTGGCCCACCGCGTACAGCAGCGTGACCAGGCGCAGCGCCTGCGCGGCCCGCCACAGCGGGGTGGTCGCCACGTCGGCCGAGCGCAGCTCAGTCCTTCGCCGTGCCGTCGTCGGCTTGCGCGCCGTCATCGGATTCCGCCTTCTGCTGCGCCGCTTTCCGCTCCACCGCCCGCTTCTTGGTCGCCTCCAGCAGTGTGGCGGCCACGTCGAACCGGCCGGGATCGGCTCGATCCGGATCGGCCGAATACAGCCCGCGATGCTCGTCACCGGTCTGCAGTTCCTCGTACAACTCCTCGGGACCTTCCAGCAACGACCGGATCGCGGTGTTCATCACCGCGACGAACGGCACCGCGAGCAGACCGCCCGCGATCCCGCCGAGCACCACGCCCGCCGTGATCGCCAGCACCACGGCGAGCGGATGGATGCTGACCGCCCGCCCGAGCAGCAACGGTTGCAGCACATGGCCCTCGAGCTGCATCACCGCGATGATGATGCCCAGCACGATCAAGGCGGTGACGAGGCCTTTGGTCACCAGCGCGATGAACACCGCGATGAACCCGGCGAGAAACGCGCCGATGATCGGGATGAACGCGCCGATGAACACCAGCGAGGCCAGCGGAAGCGCCAAGGGAACACCGAGAATGGCCAGCCCGGCTCCGATGCCGATGGCGTCCACGGCGGCGACCACGACCGTCGCGCGGACGAAACCGACCAGGGTGCCGAACCCGAGCCGCCCGGCGGTGCGCACCCGCTCACGGTGGTCGCTGGGCACGATCCTGGTGACGAACGCCCAGATCTGGTCGCCGCCGTAGAGGAAGAAGATGAGGATGAACAGCGTCAGGAACGCGCCCGTCAGCAGTTCGCCGATCACGGTCGCGGTGGTCAGCGCCCCGCTGGTCAGGCTGTCCTGATTGGACTGGATGGCCTTGACGATGGCGTCGCCGGCGTTGCGGATCTGCTCGTTGCTCAGATGCAGCCTGCCGTTGATCAGCCAATCCTGGATCTGATGGATGCTGTCGGTGAACTTGTCGGTCAGCTGCGGCACACCGGCGACGAACTGTTCGACGACGAAGGTCATGATGCCCGCGACCACACCGATCGAACCGACCAGCGCCACGAAGACACCGACCGCGCGCGGCACGCCCATTCGCTGGATCCAGTCCACCAGCGGCGCCAGCAGAGCCGCCGCCAGCAGCGCGATCGCCAGTGGGATGACCACGGTCGCCAGTTTCTGCACGATCGCCGTGATCGCGATCGCCAGGGCGAACAACACCAGCAGCCGCCAGCCCCACTCCGCCGATACCCGGACGACCGGGTGCACCGTGTCCGCGGCAGGCCGTGACAGCGTGATTTTCCGGTCTGGACTTGACTTCGGGTCGGTCACCTCCGTGAGCCTAACGGGCTCGGCCGACCCCTGTCCGCGATCGGCGCCGCAGCGTCGGCCGCCAGCGCCCGCACTGGCTGTGGGAGCGAAACGCTAGATTGGTCCTCGTGTCGGCGCCCTTGGAAGCGGTCAAACAGACCATGCGAACGCGCTGGCCGCTGTACCTGACATCGATGCTGCTGGCGAACGCTTTCGGCGCGGTTCTGGTGTGGGCGTTCATCCAATACGGGTTACCCGTTCCCGAGGGCGAGCCCTCCGGTGCCAGGCGCACCGGCCTGCTCATCCCGGGCGTCGTCTTCGTGGCGGGCGGCCTGCTCAGCATGGCCGCGTCCGCGCTGATGCTGCGCCCGGTCATGCGCTGGCAGATGCGCGGCGGACCTCCCAGTCGCCAGGAGCAGATGGCCGCGCTGCACGCACCGCTGCGCCAGGCGATCCTGCATCTCGCGCTGTGGCTGATCGGCGGAGCCGTGCTGGCCGCGCTGATCATCAGGGACACTCCCGCGCTGGCCGGTGCGGTCATCGTCACCGAGTGCATGGCCGCGACCATCGTGTTCGGCTTCACCTACATGCTGGGCGAGCGCATCCTGCGCCCGGTCGCGGCGCAGGCGCTGACCGAAGGCACCTTCGATCACACCCTCACCCCGGGCGTCGGCACCAGGATGGCGATGACCTGGGGCATGGGCACCTTCGCCCCCACCATCGCCATCGTGCTGCTGTGCGTCACCCAGATCTCCTCGGACGTGAAGTTCTCCGCGCAGTCGCTGGCCATCTCCATCCTGCTGCTGTGCGGCGTGGTGATCATGCAGGCCCTCGCGCTGTCCATGCTCACCGGATCGAGCATCTCCGATCCGGTGCGCCAGCTCAGCCAAGCCATCGACCGGGTCCAGGCCGGGGCGCGCGACGTGCAGGTCGAAGTCTTCGACGGCAGCGAGATCGGTCTGCTGCAAGTCGGCTTCAACCGGATGATGGAGGAGGCCGCCAAGCGCCGCCAGCTGCAGGAGTTGTTCGGTCAGCACGTCGGCGAGGAGGTGGCGCAGCGGGCGCTGGACTATGGCACCGAACTCGGCGGTGAGACGCGGTTCGTGGCGGTGCTGTTCGTCGACATGGTCGGCTCCACCGCCACCGCGGCCGAGCGCCCGCCCACCGAGGTGGTGAGCCTGCTCAACGAGTTCTTCCGCATCGTGGTCGACGTCATCGACCGCCATCACGGCTTCGTCAACAAATTCGTCGGCGACGCGGCGCTGGCCATCTTCGGCGCGCCGCTGGACCGCCCGGACGCGCCGACCGCAGCGCTCGCCGCCGCGCGCGAATTGCGTGAAACCCTTCGGGAAGTGCCCGGACTCGACATCGGGATCGGCGTTTCGGCCGGTTTGGCCGTCGCGGGAAACATCGGCGCGGCCAATCGATTCGAATACACCGTGATCGGAGATCCCGTCAACGAGGCGTCCCGGCTCACCGAACTGGCCAAAGAACGTCCCGGCCGGACGCTGGCCTCGGGCAGCGCGCTGTATTTCGCCGAGGAAAGCGAGCAGGACCAGTGGGAAACCGGCGACGAGGTACAGCTGCGCGGCAGGCGCAGGAAAACGCTCTTGGCCTGGCCACGAGAACGGGCCGACGCGCCCGGCGATACCGATGTCGAAACGGCGCGTTCGTTAGGCTGACCGCGTGACGGCCGACGGGGAACTGGCAGGAGATCCTGCGCCGCCGCCCACGGCGGGTTCCCGCCGTGGCAAATTTCGCTGGCTGAAATGGGTGCTCGGCGCCGCCCTGCTGGCCCTGCTGATCGCCGAGGGCGTGTATCTCTGGCCGCGCCTGCACGAATCCTGGCGCAAACTCACCGAAATCCACTGGGGCTGGGTGGCGGCCGCGATCTGGCTACAGGCATTGTCCATGAGCGGATTCGCCAGGGTGCAGAAACAACTGCTCAACGCGGGCGGCGTCGCGGTCAGTCAGCGAAAATCCGTCGCGGTGGTCTACGGTGCGACGGCGATGTCGGTGACCCTGCCCGCTGGTCAGGTGTTCTCCACCGCGTTCACCTATCGGCAGACCAGGCGCTGGGGCGCGAGTCCGATCGTCGCCTCCTGGCAGCTGGTGTTCTCCGGCGTGGTCGCCGCGGTGGGGCTGGCGCTGCTCGGTGTCGGCGGCACGCTGCTGGCGGGCGGGCGAGTCGGCCCGCTGCAGCTGATCCTCGCGCCTGCCGCCGTCGTCGCGCTGGTGTGGGCGGGCAATTACGTCTCACGCAATCCCGGTTCGCTGGCGGCGCTGCTGCGCCAACTGCTCGCGCTGGCCAACCGGCTGCGCAAACGCCCGCCCGACCACGGCGCGAACAAGATCGCCGACGTGCTCGATCAGCTGGAATCGGTGCAGCTCGGTAAGCGCGACGGCGTCTTGGTCGCGCTGTGGGCGCTGGTCCACCGCTTCGCCGACGTGGCCTGTCTCGGCGCGGCCTGCTACGCGGTCGGCGCCGACCCGCGCGTCGCCGGTCTGCTGCTCGCGTTCGCCGTCGGCAAGGCGGTGGGGTCCATCCCCTTCGCGCCCGGCGGCATCGTCTATGTCGACGCGACGCTGATCTACGGTCTCACCGCCGCCGCGGGCCTGCCCGCGGCGCAGGCGGTCGCCGCGGCGTTCGTCTATCGGATGGTGAGCTTCATCCTGGTCGCTGTCGTCGGCTGGATCGTCTTCTTGTTCATGTTCCGCACACGGCAGGCCGACGACGCGGAGTTCGAGAAGGAATTCGAGCAGCGGCGGCTGTGACCGTTCGCCGCGCGCCGGGGGCGCGACCTGGTCCGCAGCTACCCCGTTACGCTGGCTCGCGTGAGGAAACTGCTGCCCTTCGTCGCGGATGCGCTGCTCGTCGTCGTCTTCTGCGCGATCGGCAGGCGCAGCCACGACGAAGCGGTGCTCGCGGGCTTGCTGCGCACCCTGTGGCCGTTCGCGGCCGGGCTCGCCGCGGGCTGGGTCGTCGCCGCGGCGCTCGGGTCACGCGCCTCCGATGCCGCCGCACGATTCGACGCCACCGCGCTGTGGCCGACGGGCGTCGTGGTCTGGGCCTGCACCCTGGCCGGGGGCATGCTGCTGCGCGTGGTGAGCGGTCAGGGCACGGCGGTCAGCTTCGTGCTGGTGGCCGGTGTGGTGCTCGCCGTGTTCCTGCTCGGCTGGCGCGCGGTGTACAAAGCCGTGCGGTGATCACGGTTCCGGAGTAGCCAGCGCCTGCAGCATCCTGGCCGCCATCCGCGGGGTCGCGTCCTTGCTGTCCACATCGTTGATGTGGATCGCGAAGACCAGATCGCCCATCGACCCGATCAGCCATCCATCGCCGCCCGCGGTCGCGGCGAAGGCGTCCACGTCCCGGTAGCGCCGCACGCTCGCCAGCTCGGGCGCGTTCGTGGCGTCGCGCAGCATGGCACGCAGCCGGTCGGCGGTCTGCTGCGGCAGCGGCTCGAGCCGGGCGTCGGTGGCGCTGAGCCGTCCGGCCTCGATCATCGGCGGCGGCACCGTACCGCGCACGATCGTCGCCGCGGCGATGGCCATACCGAAGGGACTGGCCAGCACCGCGTCCGAACCACCGCCCTGGAGTACCTGCTCGGCGCTGCGTCCCGCGATGGCCAGGCGTCCGGTCACCTCATCGAGGCCCGGCACCTTGAAGTCGATGCCGACGCCCAGCGCGGTCGCCGCCTCGGCCGCGTCCTGTACGGGGATGTCCTGCGGCGCCTTGCCCTTCGCCGACGCCGCGACGGCGCGGAACAGCTCCATATTGCCGCCCACCGGGTACAGCCCGGTGAACGCCACCGGGCCGTGCTCGCTGGCCTGGCTGTTCTGCGCGACCGCCACCACCGCCCCGCTGGACGGCTGGATCGCCACGATCGAGGCGGGCGTGCCCACACTGACCACCGCGTCCTCGGCGGCGCGTTGCAAGCGCTGGTCCATCGTGCCCGCGATGTCCGGTCCGGGCGGACCCTGCTGACCGGCGAGCTGGGTGATGAAGCGCCCGTCCTGCTCGAACAGCTGGACGCCCCACCCGGAATGCGCCTCCTGGCTCTCCTGCTGCACCTTGCGCAACGCGTCCAGCATCGGCGACCAGACCCGGCGGTCGGCGGAGATCAACCGAGGCTGCTTCTCCATCACCACACCGGGGATCGGAGCCATCCGCGGTTCCAGGATCGCGAAGTCACCCTCGCGCAGGTTCACCGCGACGACCGGCTTGCCCTGCGAGGTGGCCAGCTGCTGCATCAGCGACGGCCCGGTGATCAGCGGCGCGACCGGTTCGATGGCCTCGGCCAGCGCGTTGGTCGACGCGACCGGATCGGGCATCTTGGTGGGATCGAGCTTGACGACATTGATGATCTGCTCGGTCATCAACGGCTCACCGGCGATGTCGTTGACCCGCGGCGCCGGCGTCGGATAGGTGCGCACCAGCCGCACGCTCCGGTTGTGCGCGAGCTGCGGCATCACTACCGCGGGCTCCCAGGAGACCCGCCAGCCGATGGCCAGCTTGCGGACATTGCCCTGCACGCTGTAGTTCCAGTTCTTGCGCTCGCCGAAGCTCCACTCGACGTCCATGCTGAAGATCCCCGACTCCGCGTCCAGCCCGATGAACTGGGTCTTGCGGTAGTCGACCTTGCCGCCCTGAAGCCCGTTGAACATTTGCTTCAAGGTTGCCGAAGCCGCAGTGGGGTACGACGTCAGGTCCGCCGCTTTGGTGTAGTCCTGATCGTCGAGCAGATCCGTGAAGCGCTCCACGACCGCTTCGGCTTCATTCTGCTTCTCGTGTATCCCGCACGACCCGATCCCGAGCGCGAGCGCCGCCACCCCCATGAGTGCCATTGCGCCGCGAACACGAAAGCGGCGGGATCCCCACACGTCCATGTCGCCCACTCTTCACTCTTGTCACTCCAGTAACAAGACCACCGTACCCGAAAAAGACCAGACCGCGATGCCTCCGTAGCGCGGACGTTACCCATGCTCAGCATCCCAATTGTGCCCCGAGATCTCGCACCTCGGGAGGTCTTTCATGATCATCGTCCAGCCGGTCGGGGGCAACCGGCGCCGTTACCGTACCGGCCTTCCGGAAAAGTCGCGCGGTTACCCCCGGACTGGACGTTTCGAATCAATAAATACCCCAAACGGTGCAGAACGAAGCAACCGGATCCGGGGTTCGCACAGAGCGGAACTCTTTGGCCTGTTTGCGCAGTAATCTTGTAATCACTGAAAGCACCACACCACAGTAAGTAGGTGACCCGTCATGAGAAACGCACACCGCGGCCGGGGTTTCGGACGGACAGGCGGTTGGCAGCAAGCCGACCTGCCGGACCCCTCGGACGTTCCCGACTGGTTCGCCGGGAGGTTGCCCAGTGAGTGGTTCACCGGTCCGCCGGTGATCGAGGTGGATCGCGACGAGATCGTCGTCATCGGTGAGCTGCCGATCCCGCGACCGGAGAAACCGGACACCACCAACGACCCTGCCGACCCTGCCGACGCTGCCGACGACGACAACGCTTCCGCCGACGACAACGCAGCCCCGACAGGGGAGGTACCGCGCGCGACCAAGGAGGGCGCGATCGCCCGCTTCCGCGAATCCACCCGGCCTGCCCGCATGCAGATCGCGAACGAAGCGCAGCACCGCTATCGGCGCAATGTGGCCTGGGGCGTCTCGGTGGACGGGGAACGCATCCTGTTCACCCACTTGGCCGTCCCCGTGATGACGCGGCTGCGCCAGCCGGAACGCAAGGTTCTCGACACCTTGGTCGACGCCGGTGTCGCCCGTTCCCGTGCCGACGCGCTGGCCTGGACGGTGAAGCTGGCGGGCAAGCACGCGGAGGCGTGGCTGGAGGAATTGCGCGAGGCCATGCGCAAGGTCGATGACCTGCGCTCGGAAGGTCCGCAGGGGCTGTAGGCGGTCGGGTCTAGTGTTGCGTGCATGGCTGTGACCGCTGACGCGACACCGGGCCCGATCCTCGTTCTGAACGGTCCGAACCTGAACATGCTCGGCATCCGGCAACCGGAGGTCTACGGGTCGGCGACGCTGGAGGATGTCGTGGAGTTGTGCAAGCGGACCGCGACGAAGTTCGATCGGGAGATCGTCGCCTTCCAGTCCAATTCCGAAGGCGCGCTCATCGACCGGATCCATCAGGCGCGGGGCGTGGAGTCGGGCATCGTGATCAATCCCGGCGGCCTGACCCACACCTCGGTGGCGCTACGGGACGCGCTGGTGATTCCGGAACTCCCCATCGTCGAGGTGCACATCAGCAATGTGCACGCACGTGAAGAGTTCCGGCACCACTCCTACATCTCTCCGATCGCGACCGCGGTGGTCGCGGGAATGGGCATACAGGGTTACGCCGCCGCTATCGAATTCCTGGCCCGCTCGGCCTGAGTTCACTTCAGCTGGAATACCGGAAACCCGGGCGCGATGGCGGCGAGTTCCTCGTCGGTGGCGTCCTTGGTCACGCCCTCGAAGAATCTGCCGACCTCCCAGCCCCACTTCCGCAGGTAGAGCCGCAGCAGGGGCACCTTGTCGGCATCGGCCACCTCGGCGGCGGTGAACGCTTCGACCTTGCGGCCGAGCCGCAGCTCGCCCCCGCCCGCCACGCGAAGGTTGCGCACCCACTGCGTGTGCCCACGGGGTGCGACGAGGAAGCGCTCGCCGTCCTCCCGCACCATGAGGTTGACCATCGTGGTGCGCCACTCGCCGCTCTTGCGCCCACGCACCGCGAGCAGTCGCGAACCCATGACACTGATGCCCAGCTTGGGCAGCAGATTGAAGATCCGGCTGAAGAACGCCTCGAGTCCGGCGGGGCCGATGTAGCGGGTGCTGTGGTCCATGACTACTCCTCTTTGTGAGCACTGCTCTCTATGGAGAGAAGTGTTCCACGATGGGCGCCACGGAGTCAAGAGCACTGCTCTCTATTGCTTCGGCATCGCCGCTCCAC
Encoded here:
- a CDS encoding helix-turn-helix transcriptional regulator, whose product is MDESSIGVRIRQFRGKALTQRQLADQAGVSVDLVRKLEQGGRQTASIASLQKIARALDVDIADLIGKRQGVPSANPDAGIVAIRRALTPVDDLLGETEEEAAVSLDDGRRAVDYAWGAYWSGRYELLTSILPPGLTQLRATVHAARNGSVAPANELLARMYWVTGCTLVHLGQTDPAFLAIRQALSAAELGNDPLLLATIRGSVAWQLLVQGRYDESRGVALNAAATLEPSGEVTPAHLSAYGSLVLQGATAAGRAQDVHEALSLVEAASEVAVRIGQDRQDYETYFGPSQVVMQTVDVNVSSERYPEALAAAKDMPANGSLPQASRARHLADTAVALTRTGRHQRALDALLTAERVGGADWLKYQTLPRHIVSELLDHDRKVPLRAFARRIGVNT
- a CDS encoding MerR family transcriptional regulator → MRIGELAERTGVSERSLRYYEQQGILASDRTPGGHRDYPERAVDRVIHIQELLAAGLTSKKIARILPCMRDTDGGPNEHATPALVAELRTERERITRTIDDLLRSREVLDEVIERAGERSVS
- a CDS encoding PadR family transcriptional regulator; protein product: MSAATRILVLGLLAQGPKHGYEIRRWLESSHAERWTDVKRGSVYHALASLERAGTAEVVETPESVRDSTARKVYRITAAGRAELTDLLRVGWGRIRGSYPRDLYTMLTFAEPLPRDELLGLRDRLRSELEVWSTATDAKSGLAEADLIALLLTNGRAHLEADLALIDQLLAR
- a CDS encoding L-2-amino-thiazoline-4-carboxylic acid hydrolase — encoded protein: MIPTDVTWFSTPFLAALAPLDEAAVVADAAGIVDEQRHTAVDKPALDILWFTALSVAAYRCLRHRNTQQEAIEQFRAAFLGPFYDWIRRDTETALDASGNPLDVLREGSKQRERDFFGGAFRFDHPQDDANGYIAVVRKCYYQQILIATDAEELLPTFCDFDTSWMDAASEERHGIRVERPTTFGYGGPSCWFVMTELADTVRS
- a CDS encoding DUF1707 domain-containing protein, producing MGDRELRVSDAEREHVGQLLQRAVGLGMLSLGEFTERMDTALAAKTRGELNAVLIDLPGVRLVGQPAAPSSTFVNSSPAFAGRAHPAPGSNSAGNVIRSRMAGVNRRGPWQVPPTLYLNNWMSGVTLDFTEAIMSTQVVEVRVDDFCGSVTLIVPAEATVDLNGLELIGSSVNNKVRTGPPLGPLHLVVHGKMRFGSVTAKHPFIAQWRKLMGR
- a CDS encoding response regulator transcription factor — encoded protein: MTDQAAEPISVMVVDDHPMWRDGVSRDLTEAGFQVTATADGVGAAARRAAAVRPDVVLMDMQLPDGNGAQATAEVLRVSPRSRVLVLSASAERDDVLDAIKAGASGYLVKSASAAELVDAVRATASGQAVFTPGLAGLVLGEYRRMATAPTRPDEPHRPALTERETEVLRMVAKGLSAKQIAARLGLSHRTVENHVQATLRKLQLANRVELTRYAIEQGLE
- a CDS encoding DUF5931 domain-containing protein, translated to MTARKPTTARRRTELRSADVATTPLWRAAQALRLVTLLYAVGQQVASVPYYTNQRLSWVLIALMAVWSGASAIMLSQWSVPEVARLRTWVVIGDHVVVIGLMAATRLVADYGWYHGHQTLPTTLWATNAVIGAAILRGPFAGVLSGALIAAVSLTVRDQWGEDVWTDATVPVLVSVGLALGLAANTARRAQDQLEQAVRLTAAAEERERLSREVHDGVLQVLSYIKRRGSEIGGPTEELALRAGEQEVALRVLITEQADHRDVGGAEVDLRPLLTAQSTPTVSVSTPGDPVRIGRWVANEIASAVATALSNVELHAGPDARAYVLLEDTGDELVISVRDDGVGIPPGRLAEAEAEGRMGVSRSIVGRIAALGGSADLLTEIDGGVGFGTEWEFRVPR
- a CDS encoding AI-2E family transporter; protein product: MHPVVRVSAEWGWRLLVLFALAIAITAIVQKLATVVIPLAIALLAAALLAPLVDWIQRMGVPRAVGVFVALVGSIGVVAGIMTFVVEQFVAGVPQLTDKFTDSIHQIQDWLINGRLHLSNEQIRNAGDAIVKAIQSNQDSLTSGALTTATVIGELLTGAFLTLFILIFFLYGGDQIWAFVTRIVPSDHRERVRTAGRLGFGTLVGFVRATVVVAAVDAIGIGAGLAILGVPLALPLASLVFIGAFIPIIGAFLAGFIAVFIALVTKGLVTALIVLGIIIAVMQLEGHVLQPLLLGRAVSIHPLAVVLAITAGVVLGGIAGGLLAVPFVAVMNTAIRSLLEGPEELYEELQTGDEHRGLYSADPDRADPGRFDVAATLLEATKKRAVERKAAQQKAESDDGAQADDGTAKD